The Rana temporaria chromosome 4, aRanTem1.1, whole genome shotgun sequence genome contains a region encoding:
- the TFDP2 gene encoding transcription factor Dp-2 isoform X1, whose translation MPASFSSFQGMVTKSGSSSSEQCIVSPVVSCPQIISTPQRLNAGADLLIGRQFSTATSAMVTQSHITDTTSWIPGDRKRSREFIEADFSEGKRSKRGEKSGKGLRHFSMKVCEKVQNKGTTSYNEVADELVAEFTNTTGHLPTDSAYDQKNIRRRVYDALNVLMAMNIISKEKKEIKWIGLPSNSVQECENLEMEKQRRIERIKQKSAQLQELLLQQIAFKHLIQRNRQIEQQSQTPPAINSTIKLPFIIVNTSKKTVIDCSISSDKFEYLFNFDNAFEIHDDIEVLKRMGMSFGLESGKCTKENLSLAKSFVPRALEGYVTEMATGNSWVEQGLNFNASQCSSVPAAGSTTYSQTSMNTGLFFDTEVSLTNSSHHSSSGTSHYTESRGETPCSFDDDEDDEDDSSSLE comes from the exons aTTATAAGCACTCCTCAGAGACTGAACGCCGGAGCAGATCTTCTCATAGGGAGACAGTTCTCTACGGCTACCTCAGCCATGGTCACTCAGAGCCACATCACAGACACAACTAGCTGGATCCCCGG ggaCAGGAAGCGTTCCCGGGAGTTCATAGAGGCTGACTTCTCTGAAGG CAAGAGGAGCAAAAGAGGAGAGAAGAGTGGAAAGGGTCTTCGGCATTTCTCTATGAAGGTTTGTGAAAAGGTTCAGAACAAAGGCACTACGTCGTACAATGAGGTGGCTGATGAGTTGGTGGCTGAATTTACCAACACCACAGGTCACCTGCCCACTGATTCG GCTTATGATCAGAAGAATATCCGAAGAAGAGTTTACGATGCACTTAATGTACTAATGGCCATGAATATTATCTCTAAGGAGAAAAAGGAAATTAAGTGGATTGGTCTGCCGTCAAACTCCGTCCAGGAATGTGAAAATCTGGAG ATGGAGaaacaaaggcgaatagaacgcaTCAAACAAAAGAGTGCTCAGCTCCAGGAGCTGCTGCTGCAG CAAATTGCATTCAAGCATTTGATTCAGAGGAACCGACAAATTGAGCAACAGAGCCAAACACCACCAGCTATAAACTCCACCATCAAGCTGCCCTTTATCATTGTGAACACCAGCAAAAAGACTGTCATTGACTGCAGTATATCTAGTGACAA GTTTGAATACCTCTTTAACTTTGACAATGCCTTTGAAATCCACGATGACATTGAAGTTCTGAAGAGGATGGGGATGTCATTTGGACTTGAGTCTGGCAAATGCACAAAAGAAAACCTCAGTCTTGCCAAATCATTTGTTCCAAGAGCCTTAGAAGGATATGTGACAG AGATGGCCACAGGAAACTCTTGGGTGGAACAAGGTCTTAATTTCAATGCATCACAGTGTTCTTCAGTGCCTGCTGCGGGTTCTACCACCTATTCACAGACAAG CATGAATACAGGATTATTTTTCGACACGGAAGTATCTCTCACAAACAGCAGCCACCACTCCAGTTCAGGAACATCCCATTACACGGAATCCCGGGGGGAAACCCCCTGCTCatttgatgatgatgaggatgatgaagatgattcTTCCTCTCTGGAGTAA
- the TFDP2 gene encoding transcription factor Dp-2 isoform X2 produces MIISTPQRLNAGADLLIGRQFSTATSAMVTQSHITDTTSWIPGDRKRSREFIEADFSEGKRSKRGEKSGKGLRHFSMKVCEKVQNKGTTSYNEVADELVAEFTNTTGHLPTDSAYDQKNIRRRVYDALNVLMAMNIISKEKKEIKWIGLPSNSVQECENLEMEKQRRIERIKQKSAQLQELLLQQIAFKHLIQRNRQIEQQSQTPPAINSTIKLPFIIVNTSKKTVIDCSISSDKFEYLFNFDNAFEIHDDIEVLKRMGMSFGLESGKCTKENLSLAKSFVPRALEGYVTEMATGNSWVEQGLNFNASQCSSVPAAGSTTYSQTSMNTGLFFDTEVSLTNSSHHSSSGTSHYTESRGETPCSFDDDEDDEDDSSSLE; encoded by the exons aTTATAAGCACTCCTCAGAGACTGAACGCCGGAGCAGATCTTCTCATAGGGAGACAGTTCTCTACGGCTACCTCAGCCATGGTCACTCAGAGCCACATCACAGACACAACTAGCTGGATCCCCGG ggaCAGGAAGCGTTCCCGGGAGTTCATAGAGGCTGACTTCTCTGAAGG CAAGAGGAGCAAAAGAGGAGAGAAGAGTGGAAAGGGTCTTCGGCATTTCTCTATGAAGGTTTGTGAAAAGGTTCAGAACAAAGGCACTACGTCGTACAATGAGGTGGCTGATGAGTTGGTGGCTGAATTTACCAACACCACAGGTCACCTGCCCACTGATTCG GCTTATGATCAGAAGAATATCCGAAGAAGAGTTTACGATGCACTTAATGTACTAATGGCCATGAATATTATCTCTAAGGAGAAAAAGGAAATTAAGTGGATTGGTCTGCCGTCAAACTCCGTCCAGGAATGTGAAAATCTGGAG ATGGAGaaacaaaggcgaatagaacgcaTCAAACAAAAGAGTGCTCAGCTCCAGGAGCTGCTGCTGCAG CAAATTGCATTCAAGCATTTGATTCAGAGGAACCGACAAATTGAGCAACAGAGCCAAACACCACCAGCTATAAACTCCACCATCAAGCTGCCCTTTATCATTGTGAACACCAGCAAAAAGACTGTCATTGACTGCAGTATATCTAGTGACAA GTTTGAATACCTCTTTAACTTTGACAATGCCTTTGAAATCCACGATGACATTGAAGTTCTGAAGAGGATGGGGATGTCATTTGGACTTGAGTCTGGCAAATGCACAAAAGAAAACCTCAGTCTTGCCAAATCATTTGTTCCAAGAGCCTTAGAAGGATATGTGACAG AGATGGCCACAGGAAACTCTTGGGTGGAACAAGGTCTTAATTTCAATGCATCACAGTGTTCTTCAGTGCCTGCTGCGGGTTCTACCACCTATTCACAGACAAG CATGAATACAGGATTATTTTTCGACACGGAAGTATCTCTCACAAACAGCAGCCACCACTCCAGTTCAGGAACATCCCATTACACGGAATCCCGGGGGGAAACCCCCTGCTCatttgatgatgatgaggatgatgaagatgattcTTCCTCTCTGGAGTAA
- the TFDP2 gene encoding transcription factor Dp-2 isoform X4, which produces MVTQSHITDTTSWIPGDRKRSREFIEADFSEGKRSKRGEKSGKGLRHFSMKVCEKVQNKGTTSYNEVADELVAEFTNTTGHLPTDSAYDQKNIRRRVYDALNVLMAMNIISKEKKEIKWIGLPSNSVQECENLEMEKQRRIERIKQKSAQLQELLLQQIAFKHLIQRNRQIEQQSQTPPAINSTIKLPFIIVNTSKKTVIDCSISSDKFEYLFNFDNAFEIHDDIEVLKRMGMSFGLESGKCTKENLSLAKSFVPRALEGYVTEMATGNSWVEQGLNFNASQCSSVPAAGSTTYSQTSMNTGLFFDTEVSLTNSSHHSSSGTSHYTESRGETPCSFDDDEDDEDDSSSLE; this is translated from the exons ATGGTCACTCAGAGCCACATCACAGACACAACTAGCTGGATCCCCGG ggaCAGGAAGCGTTCCCGGGAGTTCATAGAGGCTGACTTCTCTGAAGG CAAGAGGAGCAAAAGAGGAGAGAAGAGTGGAAAGGGTCTTCGGCATTTCTCTATGAAGGTTTGTGAAAAGGTTCAGAACAAAGGCACTACGTCGTACAATGAGGTGGCTGATGAGTTGGTGGCTGAATTTACCAACACCACAGGTCACCTGCCCACTGATTCG GCTTATGATCAGAAGAATATCCGAAGAAGAGTTTACGATGCACTTAATGTACTAATGGCCATGAATATTATCTCTAAGGAGAAAAAGGAAATTAAGTGGATTGGTCTGCCGTCAAACTCCGTCCAGGAATGTGAAAATCTGGAG ATGGAGaaacaaaggcgaatagaacgcaTCAAACAAAAGAGTGCTCAGCTCCAGGAGCTGCTGCTGCAG CAAATTGCATTCAAGCATTTGATTCAGAGGAACCGACAAATTGAGCAACAGAGCCAAACACCACCAGCTATAAACTCCACCATCAAGCTGCCCTTTATCATTGTGAACACCAGCAAAAAGACTGTCATTGACTGCAGTATATCTAGTGACAA GTTTGAATACCTCTTTAACTTTGACAATGCCTTTGAAATCCACGATGACATTGAAGTTCTGAAGAGGATGGGGATGTCATTTGGACTTGAGTCTGGCAAATGCACAAAAGAAAACCTCAGTCTTGCCAAATCATTTGTTCCAAGAGCCTTAGAAGGATATGTGACAG AGATGGCCACAGGAAACTCTTGGGTGGAACAAGGTCTTAATTTCAATGCATCACAGTGTTCTTCAGTGCCTGCTGCGGGTTCTACCACCTATTCACAGACAAG CATGAATACAGGATTATTTTTCGACACGGAAGTATCTCTCACAAACAGCAGCCACCACTCCAGTTCAGGAACATCCCATTACACGGAATCCCGGGGGGAAACCCCCTGCTCatttgatgatgatgaggatgatgaagatgattcTTCCTCTCTGGAGTAA